The Tripterygium wilfordii isolate XIE 37 chromosome 5, ASM1340144v1, whole genome shotgun sequence genome window below encodes:
- the LOC119998696 gene encoding 1,4-alpha-glucan-branching enzyme 2-2, chloroplastic/amyloplastic-like: MAYAISGIRFPSVPSLHKPSHSVNHGDRRNVSNLSFLLKKEPLSWKIFAGKSSYDSDVSSLTVPGGQTDGASSSTDEIEAPGALVGDSQALHDVDSPTMEDVLVEEETNKSSMTSSVADDTFEAHSKDASFPSPKAVNIEENEARPRSVPPPGTGQKIYEIDPTLNDHRGHLDYRYGQYKRIRSEIDKYEGGLEVFSRAYEKFGFTRSATGITYREWAPGAKSASLIGDFNNWNPNGDVMKRNEFGVWEIFLPNNADGSPAIPHGSRVKIRMDTPSGIKDSIPAWIQFSVQAPGEIPYNGIYYDPPEKEKYIFQHPQPKRPESLRIYEAHVGMSSTEPMINSYANFRDDVLPRIKRLGYNAVQLMAIQEHSYYASFGYHVTNFFAPSSRCGTPDDLKSLIDKAHELGLLVLMDIVHSHASNNVLDGLNMFDGTDGHYFHSGSRGYHWMWDSRLFNYGNWEVLRFLLSNARWWLDEFKFDGFRFDGVTSMMYSHHGLQVAFTGNYNEYFGLETDVDALVYLMLVNDMIHGLFPEAVTIGEDVSGMPTFGIPVEDGGVGFDYRLHMAVADKWIELLQKNDENWKMGDIVYTLTNRRWSEKCVAYAESHDQALVGDKTIAFWLMDKDMYDFMALDRPSTPRIDRGIALHKMIRLITMGLGGEGYLNFMGNEFGHPEWIDFPRGDQHLPNGKVVPGNNSSFDKCRRRFDLGDADYLRYRGMQEFDQAMQHLEETYGFMTSEHQYISRKDEGGRIIVFERGNLVFVFNFHWTNSYSDYRVGCLKPGKYKIVLDSDDPLFGGFNRIDHDSEHFSHEGFYDSRPNSILVYAPCRTAVVYSLEEDDPEPVQL, encoded by the exons ATGGCGTACGCCATATCGGGGATTCGATTTCCTTCGGTGCCATCGCTGCACAAGCCGTCTCATTCTGTCAACCATGGTGATCGGAGGAATGTTTCCAATCTGTCTTTCTTATTGAAGAAGGAACCGCTCTCTT GGAAGATCTTTGCTGGAAAGTCTTCTTATGATTCTGATGTCTCATCTTTAACGGTTCCTGGTGGCCAAACTGATGGCGCCTCAAGCTCAACAGATGAAATTGAAGCACCAGGTGCACTTGTGGGAGATTCTCAG GCTCTCCATGATGTAGATAGTCCGACAATGGAAGATGTCCTGGTTGAAGAGGAAACCAACAAAAGTTCTATGACCTCTTCAGTTGCAGATGATACTTTTGAAGCTCACAGTAAGGATGCATCCTTTCCTTCTCCTAAGGCAGTAAACattgaagaaaatgaagctagACCAAGGTCTGTTCCGCCTCCTGGCACAGGACAGAAAATATACGAAATAGATCCGACTTTGAATGATCACCGTGGCCATCTCGATTATCG TTATGGACAGTACAAAAGAATACGATCGGAAATTGACAAGTATGAAGGTGGTTTGGAGGTGTTTTCTCGTGCCTATGAGAAGTTTGGTTTCACGCGCAG TGCCACCGGAATAACTTATAGGGAGTGGGCACCTGGAGCTAAG TCAGCATCACTGATCGGAGATTTTAACAATTGGAATCCAAAtggagatgtgatgaaaagg AATGAGTTTGGTGTTTGGGAGATTTTTTTGCCGAACAATGCTGATGGTTCACCGGCAATCCCCCATGGTTCTAGGGTGAAG ATACGCATGGATACACCATCTGGCATCAAAGATTCCATTCCTGCTTGGATTCAGTTCTCGGTACAGGCTCCAGGTGAAATCCCATACAATGGCATATACTATGATCCTCCGGAAAAG gaaaaatatatatttcaacATCCTCAGCCAAAGAGACCAGAATCTCTAAGGATTTATGAGGCTCACGTTGGAATGAGTAGTACG GAGCCAATGATTAACTCATATGCCAACTTTAGAGATGATGTACTTCCTCGCATTAAAAGGCTCGGCTACAATGCTGTTCAGCTAATGGCTATCCAAGAGCACTCATATTATGCCAGCTTTGG GTACCATGTCACAAACTTTTTTGCCCCTAGCAGTCGATGTGGAACCCCCGATGATCTCAAGTCTCTTATAGATAAAGCTCATGAGCTAGGTCTGCTTGTTCTCATGGATATTGTTCATAG CCACGCGTCAAATAATGTCTTGGATGGATTGAACATGTTTGACGGAACTGATGGCCATTACTTCCACTCTGGATCACGAGGTTATCATTGGATGTGGGATTCACGCCTTTTCAACTATGGAAACTGGGAA GTTTTAAGATTTCTTCTGTCAAATGCAAGATGGTGGCTGGATGAATTTAAGTTTGATGGTTTCAGATTTGATGGTGTTACTTCAATGATGTACTCTCATCATGGATTGCAG GTAGCGTTTACTGGAAACTACAATGAGTACTTCGGACTTGAGACTGATGTCGATGCACTGGTTTATTTAATGCTGGTTAACGATATGATTCATGGACTTTTCCCTGAAGCTGTTACCATTGGTGAAGAT GTTAGTGGAATGCCAACATTTGGCATTCCAGTTGAGGATGGCGGTGTGGGATTCGATTACCGCCTACACATGGCCGTAGCTGATAAATGGATAGAACTTCTGCA GAAGAACGATGAAAATTGGAAAATGGGGGATATTGTGTACACTCTTACCAACAGAAGGTGGTCGGAAAAGTGTGTTGCTTATGCTGAGAGTCATGACCAAGCTCTAGTTGGGGATAAAACAATTGCATTCTGGTTGATGGACAAG GATATGTACGACTTCATGGCTCTGGATAGACCATCGACTCCTCGTATAGATCGTGGTATAGCATTACATAAAATGATTAGGCTCATTACCATGGGATTAGGTGGAGAAGGATATTTGAATTTCATGGGAAATGAATTTGGACATCCTG AGTGGATTGATTTTCCTAGGGGTGATCAACATCTTCCTAATGGCAAAGTAGTTCCTGGGAACAATTCCAGCTTTGACAAATGCCGACGTAGATTTGATCTC GGGGATGCAGATTATCTAAGATATCGCGGGATGCAAGAATTTGATCAGGCAATGCAGCATCTTGAGGAAACCTATGGT TTTATGACTTCTGAGCACCAATATATATCACGGAAGGATGAAGGAGGTAGAATTATTGTCTTTGAAAGGGGGAATCTGGTTTTTGTCTTCAACTTTCATTGGACTAATAGCTATTCAGACTACCGAGTTGGCTGCTTAAAGCCAGGAAAGTACAAG ATTGTGTTGGATTCAGATGATCCATTATTTGGAGGTTTCAATAGGATTGACCACGATTCTGAGCATTTCAGCCAT GAAGGGTTCTACGATAGCAGGCCCAATTCCATCTTAGTCTATGCACCATGTAGAACAGCAGTTGTTTATTCCCTGGAAGAGGATGATCCGGAACCTGTACAACTCTAA
- the LOC119998697 gene encoding probable DNA double-strand break repair Rad50 ATPase — protein MQTIEQQQPQNQLVVQTSGSLSFSSQMSKEDEEMSRSALSTFRAKEEEIERKKMEVKEKVQVQLGRVEEETKRLAMIREELEAMADPMRKDVALVRKKIDSVNKELKPLGHTVQKKEREYKEALEVFNEKNREKVQLITKLMELVSESERLRLKKLEELSKNIDSLN, from the exons atgcagaCAATCGAGCAGCAGCAGCCTCAGAACCAGTTAGTGGTTCAAACCTCTGGGAGTCTGAGCTTCAGCTCCCAAATGTCAAAAGAAGATGAGGAGATGTCAAGGTCTGCACTTTCTACCTTTAGAGccaaagaagaagagattgagAGGAAGAAGATGGAGGTTAAAGAGAAGGTTCAAGTCCAGCTAGGTAGGGTTGAAGAAGAGACCAAAAGATTGGCCATGATTCGAGAG GAACTAGAAGCCATGGCAGATCCCATGAGAAAAGATGTTGCTCTGGTCCGTAAGAAGATTGATTCAGTAAACAAAGAATTAAAGCCACTTGGGCATACCGTCCAAAAGAAG GAGAGAGAATACAAAGAAGCCCTTGAGGTATTCAATGAGAAGAACAGGGAGAAAGTACAGCTAATCACCAAATTAATGGAG TTGGTGAGTGAAAGTGAGAGGTTGCGGCTTAAAAAGCTGGAGGAGCTGAGTAAGAACATTGATTCCTTGAACTAA